Proteins encoded by one window of Arachis hypogaea cultivar Tifrunner chromosome 1, arahy.Tifrunner.gnm2.J5K5, whole genome shotgun sequence:
- the LOC112702933 gene encoding uncharacterized protein has protein sequence MWKDQIEAFNSSFDVVLEMDVVYIEESIQHLISAMKTPVSKDGIVLLGYQVRSPEAHKKFWEMCDEVFDIERVPCDHLHPEYAYEETDIFLLQKKKKKK, from the coding sequence ATGTGGAAGGATCAGATCGAGGCATTTAACTCATCGTTCGACGTGGTTTTGGAAATGGATGTGGTTTACATCGAGGAGTCAATACAACACTTGATTTCTGCCATGAAAACCCCGGTGTCCAAAGACGGCATCGTGTTGCTTGGGTACCAGGTGAGGTCTCCGGAGGCGCACAAGAAGTTCTGGGAGATGTGTGATGAGGTTTTTGATATCGAAAGGGTCCCTTGTGACCACCTGCATCCTGAATATGCGTATGAGGAGACTGATATTTTTCtcttgcagaagaagaagaagaagaagtga